In a single window of the Burkholderia contaminans genome:
- a CDS encoding NAD(P)/FAD-dependent oxidoreductase — protein sequence MKLESYWLDTRPAFRAGSEGPVEGRADVAVIGGGFTGLSAALALAQRGVSVVVLEAAQIAGEASGRNGGQCNTGVAQDYASLAARIGAAQAKHFYRAYESAVKSVETIVTEQAIDCDFRRAGKLKLAAKPQHFAGLEKTFNALRRDVDPDIELIEPSRIRDEIASDGFYGGLLQRNGAQMHMGKFGVGLAQAAVRAGARIYEHAAVTQLDRLDGERHRITCARGTIVADRVLVATGASQHGPFAWFRRRIAPVGSFIVVTEPLPDAQLNRLFPHRRAYVTSRQIGNYFRVTPDNRLLFGGRARFAMSSPRSDAKSGDILRAGMAGYFPELANVRLDYCWGGLVDITADRLPRAGQHDGLYYSMGYSGHGVQMSVHMGRVMADVLYGAAASNPWRELEWPAIPGHFGHAWFLPVVGAYYRMQDFLH from the coding sequence ATGAAACTGGAATCGTACTGGCTGGATACCCGTCCCGCGTTTCGCGCCGGCAGCGAAGGGCCGGTCGAAGGGCGCGCGGACGTGGCCGTGATCGGCGGCGGCTTCACCGGTTTGTCGGCGGCGCTCGCGCTCGCGCAGCGCGGCGTGTCGGTGGTCGTGCTCGAAGCCGCGCAGATCGCCGGCGAAGCATCGGGCCGCAACGGCGGCCAGTGCAATACCGGCGTCGCGCAGGACTACGCGTCGCTGGCCGCGCGCATCGGCGCAGCGCAAGCGAAGCACTTCTATCGTGCGTACGAAAGCGCGGTGAAGAGCGTCGAGACGATCGTGACCGAACAGGCGATCGACTGCGATTTCCGGCGCGCGGGCAAGCTGAAGCTCGCCGCGAAGCCGCAGCATTTCGCCGGGCTCGAAAAGACCTTCAACGCATTGCGGCGCGACGTCGATCCGGACATCGAACTGATCGAGCCGTCGCGCATCCGCGATGAAATCGCGTCCGACGGCTTTTACGGTGGGCTCCTGCAGCGCAACGGCGCGCAGATGCACATGGGCAAGTTCGGCGTCGGGCTCGCGCAGGCGGCCGTGCGCGCCGGCGCCCGCATCTACGAGCACGCGGCCGTCACGCAGCTCGACCGGCTCGACGGCGAGCGCCACCGGATCACCTGCGCCCGCGGCACGATCGTCGCCGATCGCGTGCTGGTCGCGACGGGCGCATCGCAGCACGGGCCGTTCGCGTGGTTCCGGCGGCGCATCGCGCCGGTCGGCAGCTTCATCGTCGTGACCGAGCCGCTGCCCGATGCGCAGTTGAACCGGCTGTTTCCGCATCGCCGTGCATACGTGACGTCGCGCCAGATCGGCAACTACTTCCGCGTGACGCCCGACAACCGGCTGCTGTTCGGCGGCCGCGCGCGCTTCGCGATGTCGAGCCCGCGCTCCGATGCAAAAAGCGGCGACATCCTGCGTGCGGGCATGGCCGGCTATTTCCCGGAACTGGCGAACGTGCGGCTCGACTACTGCTGGGGCGGGCTCGTCGACATCACCGCCGATCGCCTGCCGCGCGCGGGCCAGCATGACGGGCTCTATTACTCGATGGGCTACAGCGGCCACGGTGTGCAGATGTCGGTGCACATGGGCCGCGTGATGGCCGACGTGCTGTATGGCGCGGCCGCGTCGAACCCGTGGCGCGAGCTGGAATGGCCGGCGATACCGGGCCATTTCGGGCACGCGTGGTTCCTGCCGGTCGTCGGCGCGTATTACCGGATGCAGGATTTCCTGCATTGA
- a CDS encoding ABC transporter ATP-binding protein → MRDESTPESTPLVEVRGLRVVGGRPGGAETTIVHDVDFDIGRGEVLALIGESGSGKTTIALSLMGHARTGCRIAGGSVKLGGTDVCTLSAQALTALRGRKVAYIAQSAAAAFNPSRTILDQVIESALIHKTMTKRDAQAKAVELFRALALPEPETIGKRYPHQVSGGQLQRLMAAMALITDPELVILDEPTTALDVTTQIDVLQAFKSVIRRCGMSAVYVSHDLAVVAQMADRIVVLSDGVIRETGGTEQILHAPAHPYTQSLIAAVTPTDAERAAKAAPAAPAPLLDVRGAVAGYGGRTAKGWPAKLILHEVDLRIGRGQTVGVIGESGSGKTTLAKVIAGLVPATAGQILLDGEPLALDIGKRSKEQHRRVQIVFQNADTALNPVHTVERTLARPLAFYHGIRGARARQRVAELLELVRLPQAVAGRRTGELSGGQKQRVNLARALAAEPDLILCDEVTSALDTVVGAAIMDLLRDLQAKLGVSYVFITHDIAKVRAISDDIVVLYAGRRVETGSRDALCAPPYHPYSHLLVSSAPELRAGWLDDAAERCHRPLVPIGEREHEAELCPFLSRCAMRVDGVCNRTAPSLRTLGNGAQVLCHRSEDDLARFQAEPVPAGGATMQPVRL, encoded by the coding sequence ATGCGAGATGAATCGACTCCGGAATCGACTCCGCTCGTCGAGGTGCGCGGGCTGCGCGTGGTCGGCGGCCGCCCGGGCGGCGCGGAAACGACGATCGTCCACGACGTCGACTTCGACATCGGGCGCGGCGAGGTGCTCGCGCTGATCGGCGAATCGGGCTCCGGCAAGACGACGATCGCGCTGTCGCTGATGGGCCACGCACGCACCGGCTGCCGGATCGCCGGCGGCTCGGTGAAGCTCGGCGGCACGGACGTGTGCACGCTGTCCGCGCAGGCACTGACCGCGCTGCGCGGCCGCAAGGTCGCGTATATCGCGCAGAGCGCGGCCGCCGCGTTCAATCCGTCGCGCACGATTCTCGACCAGGTGATCGAGAGCGCGCTGATCCACAAGACGATGACGAAGCGCGATGCGCAGGCGAAGGCGGTCGAGCTGTTCCGCGCACTCGCGCTGCCGGAGCCGGAGACGATCGGCAAGCGCTATCCGCACCAGGTGTCGGGCGGGCAGTTGCAGCGGCTGATGGCCGCGATGGCGCTGATCACCGATCCGGAGCTCGTGATCCTCGACGAGCCGACCACCGCGCTCGACGTGACCACGCAGATCGACGTGCTGCAGGCGTTCAAGAGCGTGATCCGGCGCTGCGGGATGAGTGCGGTGTACGTGTCGCACGACCTGGCCGTGGTCGCGCAGATGGCCGACCGCATCGTCGTGCTGAGCGACGGCGTGATCCGCGAGACGGGCGGCACCGAGCAGATCCTGCATGCGCCCGCGCATCCGTACACGCAGAGCCTGATCGCGGCGGTGACGCCGACCGACGCCGAACGCGCTGCGAAAGCGGCGCCCGCCGCGCCGGCCCCGCTGCTCGACGTGCGCGGCGCGGTCGCCGGCTACGGCGGCCGGACCGCGAAGGGCTGGCCCGCGAAGCTGATCCTTCATGAAGTCGACCTGCGCATCGGGCGCGGGCAGACGGTCGGTGTGATCGGCGAGTCGGGCTCCGGCAAGACGACGCTCGCGAAGGTGATCGCGGGCCTCGTGCCGGCGACGGCCGGGCAGATCCTGCTCGACGGCGAGCCGCTCGCGCTCGATATCGGCAAACGCTCGAAGGAGCAGCACCGCCGCGTGCAGATCGTGTTCCAGAACGCCGATACCGCGCTCAACCCCGTGCATACCGTCGAGCGCACGCTGGCGCGGCCGCTCGCGTTCTATCACGGGATTCGCGGTGCGCGGGCGCGGCAGCGCGTCGCGGAACTGCTCGAACTCGTGCGGCTGCCGCAGGCGGTGGCCGGGCGGCGCACCGGAGAATTGTCCGGCGGGCAGAAGCAGCGCGTGAACCTCGCGCGTGCACTCGCGGCCGAGCCCGACCTGATCCTGTGCGACGAAGTCACGTCGGCACTCGATACCGTGGTGGGCGCCGCGATCATGGACCTGCTGCGCGACCTGCAGGCGAAGCTCGGCGTGTCGTACGTGTTCATCACGCACGACATCGCGAAGGTGCGCGCGATCAGCGACGACATCGTCGTGCTGTACGCGGGCCGTCGCGTCGAAACCGGCAGCCGCGACGCGCTGTGCGCGCCGCCTTACCACCCGTATTCGCATTTGCTCGTGTCGTCCGCGCCTGAGTTGCGCGCGGGCTGGCTCGACGATGCGGCCGAGCGTTGCCACCGGCCGTTGGTGCCGATCGGCGAGCGCGAGCACGAGGCCGAGCTGTGTCCGTTCCTGTCGCGCTGTGCGATGCGCGTGGACGGCGTGTGCAACCGCACGGCCCCGTCGCTGCGCACGCTCGGCAACGGCGCGCAGGTGCTGTGCCATCGCAGCGAGGACGATCTCGCGCGGTTCCAGGCGGAGCCGGTGCCGGCAGGCGGCGCGACGATGCAGCCGGTCCGGCTGTAA
- a CDS encoding helix-turn-helix domain-containing protein codes for MTVQFIGSVGSAGSLRVAQPVSPAIGDVLRTIDASFAQPLNLDTLAAVAGLSVSRFTARFRSETGLSPHRYLCLVRVRRAQDLLRAGLAPSVVATDVGFFDQSHLCRHFRRALGITPRDYVVARTGGAPMRVPSARLHSERRDASCHAA; via the coding sequence ATGACAGTGCAATTCATTGGCTCGGTTGGCTCCGCCGGCTCGCTGCGTGTCGCGCAACCCGTGTCGCCGGCGATCGGCGACGTGCTGCGCACGATCGACGCGTCGTTCGCGCAGCCGCTGAACCTGGACACGCTCGCGGCGGTGGCCGGGTTGAGCGTGTCGCGTTTCACCGCGCGCTTTCGCAGCGAAACCGGGCTGTCGCCGCACCGCTATCTGTGTCTCGTGCGCGTGCGACGGGCGCAGGACCTGTTGCGCGCCGGTCTCGCGCCGTCGGTCGTCGCGACCGACGTCGGCTTCTTCGACCAGAGCCATCTGTGCCGGCATTTCCGGCGTGCGCTAGGAATCACGCCGCGCGATTACGTGGTCGCCCGCACGGGCGGCGCGCCGATGCGAGTGCCATCGGCGCGCCTGCACAGCGAACGCCGCGATGCATCGTGTCACGCGGCATGA
- a CDS encoding ABC transporter permease — protein sequence MQPIEPVQRSSALPPSGDPPLGRGSVPPAAPAPDQPRKRRAVRIALTTGGRVGLSMVGLMLFVAVFAPLLAPHEVGTIVTPDVFAPFSAKLPFGSDFLGRDMLSRILYGTRLTVLLALAAVLLAAATGTTLGLLATVSGRAVDETMSRLLDALTSIPSKMFALMFVAAFGSSLPLLVLTAAVSYMPGSYRIARALAINISTLEFVQVAKARGESALYIACVEMLPNMIHPMLADTGLRFTFVVLLLSGLSFLGLGVQPPYADLGSLVRENIASLGDGSAVAIMPAVAIAILTVGVNLLIDGLPHRGRRKGAAAAAGEH from the coding sequence ATGCAACCGATCGAACCCGTACAACGCAGCAGCGCGCTGCCGCCATCCGGCGACCCGCCCCTGGGGCGGGGCAGCGTGCCGCCTGCCGCGCCTGCCCCCGACCAGCCGCGCAAGCGCCGCGCCGTGCGCATCGCCTTGACGACCGGCGGCCGCGTCGGCCTGTCGATGGTCGGCCTGATGCTGTTCGTCGCGGTGTTCGCACCGCTGCTCGCGCCGCACGAAGTCGGCACGATCGTCACGCCGGACGTGTTCGCGCCGTTCAGCGCGAAGCTGCCGTTCGGTTCGGACTTCCTCGGCCGCGACATGTTGAGCCGGATCCTGTACGGCACGCGCCTCACCGTGCTGCTCGCGCTCGCCGCGGTGCTGCTCGCCGCGGCGACCGGCACGACGCTCGGGCTGCTCGCGACGGTCTCCGGCCGCGCGGTGGACGAGACGATGAGCCGGCTGCTCGACGCGCTCACGTCGATTCCGTCGAAGATGTTCGCGCTGATGTTCGTCGCCGCGTTCGGCTCGTCGCTGCCGCTGCTGGTGCTCACCGCGGCGGTCAGCTACATGCCGGGCTCGTACCGGATCGCGCGTGCGCTGGCCATCAACATCAGCACGCTCGAATTCGTGCAGGTGGCGAAGGCGCGCGGTGAAAGCGCGCTGTACATCGCGTGCGTCGAGATGCTGCCGAACATGATCCATCCGATGCTGGCGGACACCGGGCTGCGCTTCACGTTCGTCGTGCTGCTGCTGAGCGGCCTGAGCTTTCTCGGGCTCGGCGTGCAGCCGCCGTATGCGGATCTCGGTTCGCTCGTGCGCGAGAACATCGCGAGCCTCGGCGACGGTTCGGCCGTCGCGATCATGCCCGCGGTCGCGATCGCGATCCTGACGGTGGGCGTCAACCTGTTGATCGACGGCCTGCCGCATCGCGGCCGCCGCAAGGGCGCGGCTGCCGCCGCGGGAGAACACTGA
- a CDS encoding cupin domain-containing protein has product MTAVFVLHRADGAPYSSAFRKAAFGASDPFASHREIAWEGPDAMAAGRIGFVGELDVASFPHIETLVVVQGELTLDAAGAAPLVVGPGEGAVIGGGTALRIAAQSPVLLTFCAAACAQPTKRGVFALHADADFKPSATLPAEVLLGPAPQCRSDNVFTDDGAGYCAGTWDSTPYHRIVRPHRANEFMFLLDGGVRFAAPDGSVQSLGTGDALFVPRGASIGWESSERVAKFYVMQNVKPSTERE; this is encoded by the coding sequence ATGACCGCAGTTTTCGTGTTGCACCGGGCCGACGGCGCACCGTATTCCAGCGCGTTCCGCAAAGCGGCGTTCGGCGCGAGCGATCCGTTCGCGTCGCATCGCGAGATCGCGTGGGAAGGCCCCGACGCGATGGCCGCGGGGCGCATCGGCTTCGTCGGCGAACTGGACGTGGCGAGCTTTCCACACATCGAAACCCTCGTCGTCGTCCAGGGCGAGCTGACGCTCGACGCGGCCGGGGCCGCACCGCTGGTGGTCGGCCCGGGAGAGGGCGCCGTCATCGGCGGCGGCACGGCGCTGCGCATCGCCGCGCAATCGCCGGTGCTGCTGACGTTCTGCGCGGCCGCGTGCGCGCAACCGACGAAACGCGGCGTCTTCGCGCTGCACGCGGACGCCGACTTCAAGCCGTCCGCCACACTGCCGGCCGAGGTGTTGCTCGGCCCCGCGCCGCAATGCCGCAGCGACAACGTGTTTACCGACGACGGCGCCGGGTACTGCGCGGGCACCTGGGATTCGACGCCGTATCACCGGATCGTGCGGCCGCATCGCGCGAACGAGTTCATGTTCCTGCTGGACGGCGGCGTCCGGTTCGCGGCGCCCGACGGCAGCGTGCAGTCGCTCGGCACCGGCGACGCGCTGTTCGTGCCGCGCGGCGCGTCGATCGGGTGGGAAAGCAGCGAACGCGTGGCGAAGTTCTACGTGATGCAGAACGTCAAACCCTCCACCGAACGAGAGTGA
- a CDS encoding NAD(P)/FAD-dependent oxidoreductase has translation MRFSSYWLDTSEPFVSQSPELPDGSCDVLVVGGGITGSAAALALAKKGARVIVCEAGTVGQAASGRNGGMCNNGFAQDYASLSQRLGTELANRLYLAFDAGVDTVERLVREESIDCNFARTGKLKLAAKPEHYDKLARSHALLATSVDPDTRLVTKAELRDEIGSDRYHGGLLFGKSAGMHVGRYVRGLARAAQARGAHIVEQAPVLGLTRQTGGAYAVRTPRGEIRARQVLLASGISHVGPFGWIRRRVVPVGAFIIVTEPLPRELLDRLLPTRRMATDTKNFVNFFRTTPDGRLLFGGRARFATSNPRSDEKSGAILRRQLAAVFPELASVRIDYCWGGMVDMTANRLPRAGERDGVYYSMGYSGHGTHMATLMGTLMAEIMDGRAELNPWRGFDWPAIPGHFGKPWFLPFVGAWYRLKDTLQ, from the coding sequence ATGCGTTTCAGTTCGTACTGGCTCGATACGTCGGAGCCATTCGTGAGCCAATCGCCGGAGCTGCCCGACGGCAGCTGCGACGTGCTGGTGGTGGGCGGCGGGATCACCGGTTCGGCCGCCGCGCTGGCCTTGGCCAAGAAAGGCGCGCGCGTGATCGTCTGCGAGGCGGGCACCGTCGGCCAGGCAGCGTCGGGCCGCAACGGCGGCATGTGCAACAACGGCTTCGCGCAGGATTATGCATCGCTGTCGCAGCGCCTCGGCACGGAACTGGCGAACCGGCTCTATCTCGCGTTCGACGCGGGCGTCGACACGGTCGAGCGGCTCGTGAGGGAAGAGTCGATCGATTGCAATTTCGCCCGTACCGGCAAGCTGAAGCTCGCGGCGAAACCCGAGCACTACGACAAGCTCGCGCGCAGCCACGCATTGCTCGCGACGAGCGTGGACCCCGACACGCGCCTCGTGACGAAGGCCGAGCTGCGCGACGAGATCGGCTCGGATCGTTATCACGGCGGGCTGCTGTTCGGCAAAAGCGCGGGGATGCATGTCGGCCGATATGTGCGCGGCCTGGCGCGCGCGGCCCAGGCGCGCGGCGCGCACATCGTCGAGCAGGCGCCGGTGCTGGGACTGACGCGGCAAACGGGCGGCGCGTATGCGGTCCGCACGCCGCGCGGCGAGATTCGTGCGCGCCAGGTGCTGCTCGCGAGCGGCATTTCGCACGTCGGGCCGTTCGGCTGGATTCGCCGCCGGGTCGTACCCGTGGGCGCATTCATCATCGTCACCGAGCCGTTGCCGCGCGAGCTGCTCGACCGCCTGCTGCCGACGCGCCGGATGGCCACCGACACGAAGAACTTCGTCAACTTCTTCCGTACGACGCCCGACGGCCGCCTGCTGTTCGGCGGGCGCGCGCGGTTCGCCACGTCGAACCCGCGTTCGGACGAAAAGAGCGGCGCGATCCTGCGGCGTCAACTGGCCGCCGTGTTTCCCGAGCTGGCCAGCGTGCGCATCGACTATTGCTGGGGCGGGATGGTCGACATGACGGCCAACCGGCTGCCGCGCGCGGGCGAGCGCGACGGCGTCTACTACTCGATGGGCTATAGCGGCCACGGTACGCACATGGCTACGCTGATGGGCACGCTGATGGCGGAAATCATGGACGGGCGCGCCGAGCTCAACCCGTGGCGAGGCTTCGACTGGCCGGCCATTCCCGGGCACTTCGGCAAACCGTGGTTCCTGCCGTTCGTCGGCGCCTGGTATCGACTCAAGGACACCCTCCAATGA
- a CDS encoding M20 aminoacylase family protein yields MDNPAIPDPLLQAHHAHWAKLRRDLHAHPELRFEEHRTADVVASELEALGYAVSRGLGGTGVVASLPGADPARGIVLRADLDALPIHEANDFAHASCTHGIMHACGHDGHTVMLLGAARVLKALPQLPGSVHLVFQPGEEGGAGARRMIDDGLFDQFPTEAVFGMHNWPGLPAGHFGLRTGPIMAAGSRFRITVTGKGAHAAQPHLGIDPVPLACSMVLQCQTIAARHKDPVDPAVISVCMFHAGTTDNVIPDTAELRGTIRTLSSALQQQLQRDVRLMCEALASAYGAQVDVEFFQYYPATVNTPAETALCETVIRDTFGDARVARDVPPNMTSEDFGFMLEERPGAYVLIGNARDGADTPALHHPKYDFNDDIIPAGVRYWVALAQHYFARSR; encoded by the coding sequence CTGGATAACCCCGCCATTCCCGACCCGTTGCTGCAAGCGCATCACGCGCACTGGGCGAAGCTGCGCCGCGACCTGCATGCGCATCCCGAGTTGCGATTCGAAGAACACCGGACGGCCGATGTCGTCGCGAGCGAGCTCGAAGCGCTCGGCTATGCGGTGTCGCGCGGGCTGGGCGGCACGGGCGTCGTCGCGAGCCTGCCCGGCGCCGATCCGGCGCGCGGGATCGTGCTGCGCGCCGACCTGGACGCGTTGCCGATCCATGAGGCCAACGATTTTGCGCATGCGTCGTGCACGCACGGGATCATGCACGCGTGCGGCCATGACGGTCACACGGTGATGCTGCTCGGCGCCGCGCGCGTGCTGAAGGCGCTGCCGCAGTTGCCCGGCAGCGTTCACCTGGTGTTCCAGCCGGGCGAAGAGGGCGGCGCGGGCGCGCGCCGGATGATCGACGACGGGCTGTTCGACCAGTTCCCGACGGAGGCGGTCTTCGGCATGCACAACTGGCCCGGGCTGCCGGCCGGGCATTTCGGGTTGCGCACCGGGCCGATCATGGCGGCCGGCTCGCGCTTCAGGATCACGGTGACGGGCAAGGGCGCGCACGCGGCGCAGCCGCACCTGGGCATCGATCCCGTGCCGCTCGCGTGCTCGATGGTGCTGCAGTGCCAGACGATCGCCGCGCGGCACAAGGATCCGGTCGATCCCGCGGTGATTTCCGTGTGCATGTTTCATGCGGGCACCACGGACAACGTGATTCCCGACACCGCCGAGCTGCGCGGCACGATCCGCACGCTGTCGTCGGCGTTGCAGCAGCAGTTGCAGCGCGACGTCCGGCTCATGTGCGAGGCGCTGGCGAGTGCCTATGGCGCGCAGGTCGACGTGGAGTTTTTCCAGTATTACCCGGCGACGGTCAACACGCCGGCCGAGACCGCGCTGTGCGAGACGGTGATTCGCGACACGTTCGGCGACGCACGCGTGGCCCGCGACGTGCCGCCGAACATGACGTCCGAAGATTTCGGCTTCATGCTCGAAGAACGACCGGGTGCCTACGTGCTGATCGGCAACGCGCGCGACGGCGCGGACACGCCGGCGCTGCATCACCCGAAATACGATTTCAACGACGACATCATTCCGGCCGGCGTGCGGTACTGGGTTGCGCTGGCGCAGCATTACTTCGCGCGATCGCGATGA
- a CDS encoding aldehyde dehydrogenase family protein, whose translation MNSPVVHLMQAGRLDRFFIDGDWVLPDGSDRFAVVSPSTEDTLGEIPLGSARDADRAVQAARRAFERWSATSPQERAALLDRVHALMLERAELFATALAMEMGAPIGYARGAHVPLAAEHIRVARDNLANYAFVRQRGTTAVVREPIGVCALITPWNWPIYQITAKVGPALAAGCTVVLKPSELSPLSALLFAEVIADAGVPAGVFNLVSGSGDTVGAALSSHPEVDMVSITGSTRAGVLVAQAAAPTVKRVAQELGGKSPNIVLPDADLSRAIPPGVAAAFRNMGQSCSAPTRMIVPRNVLGAVEELAAAAARTLVVGDPFAEATTHGPLANRAQFGRVAQMIDAGIDERAKLIAGGPGRPAELARGFYAQPTIFSDVRTDMTIAQQEIFGPVLAILPYDTVDEAVAIANDTVYGLGAHVQGTDKAQARAVAARIRAGQVHLNYPAWDPQAPFGGYKQSGNGREYGIEGMEEYMEIKSIVGFYD comes from the coding sequence ATGAATTCACCCGTTGTTCACCTGATGCAAGCCGGCCGGCTCGATCGCTTCTTCATCGACGGCGACTGGGTGTTGCCCGACGGCAGTGACCGGTTCGCGGTCGTCAGCCCGTCCACCGAAGACACGCTGGGCGAGATCCCGCTCGGCAGCGCGCGCGACGCCGACCGCGCGGTGCAGGCCGCGCGCCGCGCGTTCGAGCGCTGGTCCGCGACGTCACCGCAGGAACGCGCCGCGCTGCTCGACCGTGTGCATGCATTGATGCTCGAGCGCGCCGAGTTGTTCGCGACGGCGCTCGCGATGGAAATGGGCGCGCCGATCGGCTATGCCCGCGGCGCGCACGTGCCGCTCGCGGCCGAACATATCCGCGTCGCACGCGACAACCTCGCGAACTACGCGTTCGTCAGGCAGCGCGGCACGACCGCGGTCGTGCGCGAGCCGATCGGCGTATGCGCGCTGATCACGCCGTGGAACTGGCCGATCTACCAGATCACCGCGAAGGTCGGGCCCGCGCTCGCGGCCGGCTGTACGGTCGTGCTGAAGCCGAGCGAGCTGTCGCCGCTCAGCGCGCTGCTGTTCGCGGAAGTGATCGCGGATGCGGGCGTGCCCGCCGGCGTATTCAACCTCGTGAGCGGCAGCGGCGACACGGTGGGCGCCGCGCTGTCGTCGCACCCGGAGGTCGACATGGTGTCGATCACCGGATCGACGCGTGCCGGCGTGCTCGTCGCGCAGGCGGCGGCGCCGACCGTCAAGCGCGTCGCGCAGGAGCTCGGCGGCAAATCGCCGAATATCGTGTTGCCGGATGCGGACCTGTCGCGTGCGATCCCGCCGGGCGTGGCCGCCGCGTTCCGCAACATGGGGCAGTCGTGCAGCGCGCCGACCCGCATGATCGTGCCGCGCAACGTGCTCGGTGCGGTCGAGGAGTTGGCTGCTGCGGCGGCGCGCACGCTCGTCGTCGGCGATCCGTTCGCCGAGGCCACGACGCACGGGCCGCTCGCCAACCGCGCGCAGTTCGGGCGGGTTGCGCAGATGATCGACGCGGGCATCGACGAACGCGCGAAACTGATCGCCGGCGGCCCCGGCCGGCCCGCGGAGCTCGCGCGCGGCTTTTACGCGCAGCCGACGATTTTCTCCGACGTGCGCACCGACATGACGATCGCGCAGCAGGAGATCTTCGGCCCGGTGCTCGCGATCCTGCCGTACGACACCGTCGACGAAGCGGTCGCGATCGCGAACGACACGGTCTACGGGCTCGGCGCGCACGTGCAGGGCACCGACAAGGCGCAGGCCCGCGCGGTGGCCGCCCGCATCCGGGCGGGGCAGGTGCATCTGAACTACCCGGCATGGGATCCCCAGGCGCCGTTCGGCGGCTACAAGCAGTCGGGCAACGGCCGCGAGTACGGGATCGAAGGGATGGAGGAGTATATGGAGATCAAGTCGATCGTCGGCTTTTACGACTGA
- a CDS encoding NAD(P)/FAD-dependent oxidoreductase, with protein sequence MSPPLRHIETLSTPPAAADVVVIGGGIIGVFTAYYLARRGISVALVEKGRIGAEQSSRNWGWCRQQNRDERELPMASKSIDLWERFAAESGEDTGFHRCGLLYLSNDEAELSRWASWGEFAKTAGVTTYMLDSKQAAERGRATGRQWKGGVFSPTDGTADPGKAAPAVAAALMKLGGSVHQHCAARGIELEGGRVAGVVTEAGVIKTRTVVMAGGAWASSFCRQLGIRFPQASIRQSILSVSPVETPLPDAMYTSGVSITRRSDGRYALAISGRARVDLTPQFLRFAPQFVPMFAKRWRNLAPGGLEGVRGGHETLKRWRLDAPTPMEAVRILDPKPDMPTVSETYRRAAELLPELREAKITHAWAGFVDSTPDGVPGIGEVPGVPGLILAAGFSGHGFGIGPGAGHLIADLASGAQPFVDPTPYRPGRFSESAWGKVADF encoded by the coding sequence ATGTCCCCTCCGCTGCGCCATATCGAAACCTTGTCCACGCCGCCGGCCGCGGCCGACGTCGTCGTGATCGGCGGCGGCATCATCGGCGTGTTCACCGCCTACTACCTGGCCCGCCGCGGCATATCGGTCGCGCTCGTCGAGAAGGGGCGCATAGGCGCCGAACAGTCGAGCCGAAACTGGGGCTGGTGCCGCCAGCAGAATCGCGACGAACGCGAGTTGCCGATGGCCAGCAAGAGCATCGATCTGTGGGAGCGATTCGCGGCCGAATCCGGCGAAGACACCGGCTTTCATCGCTGCGGGCTGCTGTATCTCAGCAATGACGAAGCCGAATTGTCCCGCTGGGCGAGCTGGGGCGAATTCGCGAAGACGGCAGGCGTGACCACCTACATGCTCGACAGCAAGCAGGCCGCCGAGCGCGGTCGGGCGACCGGGCGGCAGTGGAAGGGCGGCGTATTCTCGCCGACCGACGGCACGGCCGATCCGGGCAAGGCCGCGCCGGCCGTGGCCGCCGCGCTGATGAAGCTGGGCGGCAGTGTCCACCAGCACTGCGCGGCGCGCGGCATCGAACTCGAAGGCGGTCGCGTCGCGGGCGTCGTCACCGAGGCCGGCGTCATCAAGACGCGCACGGTCGTGATGGCCGGCGGCGCTTGGGCGTCGTCGTTCTGCCGCCAGCTCGGCATCCGGTTTCCGCAGGCGTCGATCCGTCAGTCGATCCTGAGCGTGTCGCCCGTCGAAACGCCGCTGCCCGATGCGATGTACACGTCCGGGGTGTCCATCACGCGCCGCAGCGATGGACGCTACGCATTGGCGATCAGCGGCCGCGCGCGCGTGGACCTGACGCCGCAGTTCCTGCGCTTCGCGCCGCAATTCGTGCCGATGTTCGCGAAACGCTGGCGCAACCTGGCGCCGGGCGGCCTCGAAGGCGTGCGCGGCGGGCATGAAACGCTGAAGCGCTGGCGCCTCGACGCGCCGACGCCGATGGAAGCCGTGCGCATTCTCGATCCGAAGCCCGACATGCCGACGGTTTCGGAAACGTACCGCCGCGCGGCCGAACTGTTGCCCGAACTGCGCGAAGCGAAGATCACGCACGCGTGGGCCGGGTTCGTCGACAGCACGCCGGACGGCGTGCCGGGCATCGGCGAAGTGCCGGGCGTGCCGGGCCTGATCCTCGCGGCGGGTTTTTCGGGTCACGGCTTCGGGATCGGCCCGGGCGCCGGGCACCTGATCGCCGATCTGGCGTCCGGTGCGCAACCGTTCGTGGACCCGACGCCGTACCGGCCCGGCCGGTTCAGCGAATCCGCGTGGGGCAAGGTCGCCGATTTCTGA